A part of Microbacterium terregens genomic DNA contains:
- a CDS encoding response regulator transcription factor: MTRTTVRVYARDPISEAGVSSALRPRPEVRVVTPDESEPPDVVLVIVDAVDDEALNTLRFVRRNGEARVILIASHLDDQDLVRAVECGVVGLIRRSDATTDHLLSVISSAAVGEGTVPPDLLGRLLDQVGRLQRTVLDPRGITFTGLASREIEVLKLVAEGWDTAQIATKLSYSERTVKNVLHDVTTRLQLRNRSHAVAYAMREGLI, encoded by the coding sequence ATGACTCGAACCACCGTTCGCGTGTACGCGCGCGACCCCATCTCCGAAGCCGGCGTCTCGAGCGCCCTACGGCCGCGCCCGGAAGTGCGGGTCGTCACACCCGACGAGAGCGAGCCGCCCGACGTCGTGCTCGTCATCGTGGACGCCGTCGATGACGAGGCGCTGAACACGCTGCGATTCGTCCGACGCAATGGCGAGGCCCGGGTCATCCTGATCGCGTCTCACCTCGACGACCAAGACCTCGTGCGCGCCGTCGAATGCGGAGTCGTCGGCCTCATCAGACGGTCGGATGCGACGACCGATCACCTGCTTTCGGTGATCTCGTCCGCCGCAGTCGGCGAAGGCACCGTGCCGCCCGACCTGCTCGGACGCCTCCTCGACCAGGTCGGCCGTCTGCAGCGCACCGTGCTCGACCCCCGGGGGATCACGTTCACCGGCCTCGCCTCCCGCGAGATCGAGGTGTTGAAGCTCGTCGCCGAGGGCTGGGACACCGCCCAGATCGCGACCAAGCTCTCATACTCGGAGCGCACGGTGAAGAACGTGCTCCACGACGTGACGACGCGCCTGCAGTTGCGCAACCGCTCGCACGCGGTGGCGTACGCGATGCGCGAAGGTCTGATCTGA
- a CDS encoding PAAR domain-containing protein, whose protein sequence is MPTGPALRVGDVALCALVDGVKPHVGGPVTPAAGVPTVMIGGMPAAVANLAPGGIVCVSPAPNGIAQGSLTVLIGNFPAARVGDLTMHGAPIAPGPGAPTVIIGG, encoded by the coding sequence ATGCCCACCGGCCCTGCCCTTCGCGTCGGAGACGTCGCGCTGTGCGCACTCGTCGACGGGGTCAAGCCCCACGTCGGCGGGCCGGTGACGCCGGCCGCCGGAGTGCCCACGGTGATGATCGGGGGGATGCCGGCGGCCGTGGCGAACCTCGCGCCCGGCGGCATCGTGTGCGTGTCGCCCGCGCCGAACGGCATCGCCCAGGGCAGCCTGACCGTGCTGATCGGCAACTTCCCTGCGGCTCGCGTCGGCGACCTCACGATGCACGGCGCACCGATCGCGCCGGGACCGGGCGCGCCCACGGTGATCATCGGGGGCTGA
- a CDS encoding TetR/AcrR family transcriptional regulator, translating to MSLPRSGPVRSELARLAILRATVALLTERGYDHLSIEGIAARAGVGKQTIYRWWPSKGAVIAECLLEGMLLTERLRPPDTGDIRQDLTTWLDRVFALLGSAEGEGMLRSLIAAAAEHAEVGLRLRDSLSGSDSISGRLKRAVGTVPNLPEGAPVDEVADALIGAVILRALSRTAIEPGDVDRLLEAVLGR from the coding sequence ATGTCGTTGCCCCGAAGTGGACCTGTCCGCAGTGAACTCGCGCGGCTGGCGATCCTGCGCGCGACCGTCGCTCTGCTCACCGAACGCGGCTACGACCATCTGAGCATCGAGGGCATCGCGGCGCGTGCCGGAGTGGGCAAACAGACCATCTACCGATGGTGGCCGTCCAAGGGCGCTGTGATCGCCGAATGCCTGCTCGAGGGGATGCTGCTCACCGAACGGTTGCGTCCTCCGGACACCGGCGACATCCGCCAGGACCTGACCACCTGGCTCGACCGCGTCTTCGCACTGCTGGGCAGCGCCGAGGGTGAGGGCATGCTGCGTTCGCTGATCGCCGCAGCCGCCGAGCACGCCGAGGTCGGTCTCCGGTTGCGTGACAGCCTGTCGGGATCGGACTCGATCTCAGGCCGCCTGAAGCGGGCGGTCGGCACGGTGCCCAACCTTCCCGAAGGCGCTCCCGTCGACGAGGTCGCCGACGCCCTCATCGGCGCCGTGATACTGCGCGCGCTCAGTCGCACCGCCATCGAGCCCGGAGACGTGGACCGACTGCTCGAGGCCGTGCTCGGTCGCTGA
- a CDS encoding MMPL family transporter, with amino-acid sequence MAELLHRLGTFAARRAWAVIIAWVVILGITVGGFLIGFKGLSSSFDIPGTASGDVIAELQDELPDFSGASGTVVFHTTDGSALSAEQQAEITALAESGRDLPDVADVIDPFVTQQQLADQRQQIEDGRTKIADARTQAETGQAQLDAGTAQLDAAQTQLDQGRAQAEAAGFPTTELDAQRAILDAQRTELDTQQQTLADGVATIEENEATLEQGAELISFADGIRVVSEDGATAIVNVQFTEPRLELPQASKDAVIEHFEAKPVDGVGVAFSSDISQGVPQILGVGEVIGVALAAVVLIVVLGSLLAAAFPIITALVGVAIGAMATLAFSGVVQMASVTPILGVMLGLAVGIDYSLFVLYRHRKQLLQGADVVESIGLANGTAGNAVVFAGTTVIVALLALNITGIPFLGLMGTAGAISVAVAVLIAVSLTPALLGLAKSRVLGKRARARAATAAAMSDSATPRVRSRAIAPMSTLRAILTVIVAIVALLVVAVPAMSMRLGLPDGGSESADSTAYQAFTLTEDSFGAGVNGPLLITASLPEGLDDDEVLHDQLLVARELAGMDDVVAVAPIAVSDDNSLAAFQIVPAEGPNSTSTETLVRELRELPPVADDITLGVAGQAAINIDISEGLADVLPLYLLVVVGLSFLIMVMVFRSLLVPLIATAGFVLSLLATYGAITAVFQWGWLGDLLGVHNPGPILSFLPVILVGILFGLAMDYQLFLTTGMREAWAHGAPARLAVAQGYRAGRTVVVAAALIMIAVFSGFITSESVIIKSMGLGLALGVLFDAFIVRMLLIPALMHLLGESAWWLPKWLSRVIPNVDVEGSALERRHPVHHAL; translated from the coding sequence GTGGCCGAGCTGCTGCACCGGTTGGGGACGTTCGCGGCACGCCGCGCGTGGGCGGTCATCATCGCGTGGGTCGTGATCCTCGGGATCACGGTCGGCGGATTCCTGATCGGATTCAAGGGACTGAGCTCGAGCTTCGACATCCCGGGCACCGCCTCCGGCGACGTCATCGCCGAACTCCAGGACGAGCTGCCCGACTTCAGCGGTGCGTCCGGAACAGTCGTCTTCCACACCACCGACGGCTCGGCGCTCAGCGCCGAGCAGCAGGCCGAGATCACCGCGCTCGCCGAATCGGGACGCGATCTGCCCGACGTCGCCGACGTGATCGACCCGTTCGTGACGCAGCAGCAGCTGGCCGATCAGCGTCAGCAGATCGAGGACGGCCGCACGAAGATCGCCGACGCCCGCACGCAGGCGGAGACCGGGCAGGCTCAGCTGGATGCCGGGACCGCCCAGCTGGATGCCGCGCAGACGCAGCTGGATCAGGGGCGCGCGCAGGCTGAGGCCGCGGGTTTCCCGACGACCGAGCTGGACGCGCAGCGCGCGATCCTGGACGCTCAGCGAACTGAGTTGGACACCCAGCAGCAGACGCTCGCGGACGGTGTGGCGACGATCGAGGAGAACGAAGCCACGCTCGAACAGGGCGCCGAGCTGATCTCGTTCGCCGACGGCATCCGGGTGGTGTCCGAGGATGGCGCCACCGCCATCGTCAACGTCCAGTTCACCGAGCCGCGCCTTGAACTGCCTCAGGCTTCGAAGGATGCGGTCATCGAGCATTTCGAGGCGAAACCGGTCGACGGCGTCGGAGTCGCCTTCTCCAGCGACATCTCGCAGGGCGTCCCTCAGATCCTCGGAGTCGGGGAGGTGATCGGTGTCGCCCTGGCGGCGGTCGTGCTGATCGTCGTGCTCGGCTCTCTGCTGGCGGCCGCGTTCCCGATCATCACGGCGCTGGTCGGCGTCGCCATCGGCGCCATGGCCACGCTCGCGTTCTCGGGCGTCGTGCAGATGGCCTCGGTCACGCCGATCCTCGGTGTGATGCTGGGCCTGGCCGTCGGCATTGACTACTCGCTCTTCGTGCTCTACCGGCACCGCAAGCAGCTCCTGCAGGGCGCCGACGTGGTCGAATCCATCGGCCTGGCCAACGGCACCGCCGGCAATGCCGTGGTGTTCGCCGGGACGACGGTGATCGTTGCGCTGCTCGCCCTCAACATCACCGGCATCCCGTTCCTGGGGCTCATGGGAACAGCAGGCGCCATCAGCGTGGCCGTCGCCGTGCTGATCGCGGTCTCGCTGACGCCTGCGCTGCTCGGGCTCGCGAAGAGTCGCGTGCTCGGCAAGCGCGCCCGCGCTCGCGCGGCCACCGCGGCCGCGATGAGCGATTCCGCGACTCCGCGGGTGCGCAGCCGCGCGATCGCGCCGATGTCTACGCTGCGCGCCATCCTCACCGTCATCGTCGCGATCGTCGCGCTGCTGGTCGTCGCGGTGCCCGCGATGTCGATGCGCCTCGGGCTCCCCGACGGCGGCTCCGAGTCCGCCGACTCCACCGCCTACCAGGCGTTCACGCTCACCGAGGACTCGTTCGGCGCCGGAGTCAACGGGCCCCTGCTGATCACCGCCTCCCTTCCGGAGGGACTCGACGACGATGAGGTGCTTCACGATCAGCTTCTGGTCGCCCGCGAACTGGCCGGCATGGATGACGTCGTCGCCGTCGCGCCGATCGCCGTCTCAGACGACAACAGCCTCGCCGCGTTCCAGATCGTCCCCGCCGAGGGCCCGAACAGCACCTCGACCGAAACGCTGGTTCGGGAACTTCGCGAATTGCCGCCCGTCGCCGATGACATCACGCTCGGCGTGGCGGGCCAGGCTGCCATCAACATCGACATCTCCGAGGGGCTCGCGGACGTGCTGCCGCTCTACCTGCTCGTCGTGGTCGGCCTCTCGTTCCTCATCATGGTCATGGTCTTCCGCTCGCTGCTGGTGCCGCTGATCGCCACAGCCGGGTTCGTCCTGTCGCTGCTGGCGACCTATGGTGCGATCACCGCCGTCTTCCAGTGGGGCTGGCTCGGCGATCTGCTGGGCGTGCACAACCCCGGCCCGATCCTGAGCTTCCTGCCGGTGATCCTGGTGGGCATCCTGTTCGGCCTGGCCATGGACTATCAGCTGTTCCTGACCACCGGGATGCGGGAGGCATGGGCCCACGGCGCACCCGCGAGGCTTGCCGTCGCGCAGGGTTACCGCGCCGGCCGCACGGTCGTCGTCGCCGCAGCGCTCATCATGATCGCGGTCTTCTCCGGCTTCATCACGTCGGAGTCGGTGATCATCAAATCGATGGGTCTGGGTCTCGCCCTCGGTGTGCTGTTCGACGCGTTCATCGTGCGGATGCTGCTGATCCCGGCACTCATGCACCTGCTCGGCGAATCGGCCTGGTGGCTGCCGAAATGGCTGAGCCGCGTCATCCCCAATGTGGACGTCGAGGGCTCAGCGCTGGAGCGTCGCCACCCGGTGCACCACGCCCTCTGA
- a CDS encoding GNAT family N-acetyltransferase, giving the protein MADVSVATAHVIRPLTPETFPAWLALAQKHNGVWGGCYCSYFHGDTEQTVKSEYDGPTFKQRLVAEGVAHAALVFDGDDAIAWCEYGSPAELPGIYHRKQYDAGETNPAPWRITCFFVDRDHRRSGVAREALDGALELIAQAGGGEVVSFPNELAPGKRTSSSFLHNGTRAMFEKAGFTFERHIGKSKTVMRRTVPPARS; this is encoded by the coding sequence ATGGCCGATGTGAGCGTCGCGACGGCGCACGTGATCAGGCCGCTCACTCCCGAGACCTTCCCGGCGTGGCTGGCGCTCGCGCAGAAGCACAACGGGGTCTGGGGCGGGTGCTACTGCTCGTATTTCCACGGGGACACCGAGCAGACGGTCAAGAGCGAGTACGACGGGCCGACGTTCAAGCAGCGACTCGTGGCGGAGGGCGTTGCGCATGCGGCATTGGTCTTCGACGGTGACGACGCGATCGCGTGGTGCGAATACGGCAGTCCGGCCGAACTGCCCGGTATCTACCATCGCAAGCAGTACGACGCGGGCGAGACCAATCCGGCGCCGTGGCGCATCACGTGCTTCTTCGTGGACCGCGACCACCGGCGATCGGGGGTGGCACGCGAGGCTCTGGATGGCGCGCTCGAGCTGATCGCGCAGGCCGGCGGGGGCGAGGTGGTCTCGTTCCCCAACGAACTCGCGCCGGGAAAGCGGACGTCGTCGTCTTTTCTGCACAACGGGACGCGGGCCATGTTCGAGAAGGCGGGATTCACGTTCGAGCGTCACATCGGCAAGAGCAAGACCGTGATGCGCAGGACTGTTCCGCCGGCCCGCAGCTGA
- a CDS encoding M1 family metallopeptidase, whose translation MRTDPYIPQSGDPGIQVDHYALTLDYRVSTNRMSGTAVIRGRAVSATKTLSFDLIGLRASKVTGIGSRVASFRQSDRKLRITLAAPLAAGGGFEVAVAYAGSPRPRRSRWGTIGWEELEDGVIVASQPTGAPSWFPCNDVPSDKATSHVSLTVEQPYTVVASGLRTGRSSRGGKTTWVFEQAVPTPTYLMTVHVGRCVEETISLGGTVGRLFFPAPLAARVHADFADLPRMLELFVELYGPYPLDEYAVLVTADDLEIPLEAQGIGVFGANHIDGSSSLERLVAHELAHQWFGNSVGVSKWRDIWLNEGFACYSEWLWSEHSGGVTAHQKALTHHARLAALEQDLILSDPGPDLMFDDRVYKRGALTLHALRLTVGDAPFFRLLKSWCRMYRASTATTADFVALAEDVCHVPVARLMHAWLDLAPLPDLPRTDARGGFRTSVPPPESSLR comes from the coding sequence ATGAGGACCGACCCGTACATTCCGCAGAGCGGTGATCCCGGCATCCAGGTGGATCACTACGCGCTCACGTTGGACTACCGGGTCAGCACGAACCGCATGAGCGGAACCGCGGTGATCCGGGGCCGTGCGGTCAGTGCGACCAAGACCCTGTCCTTCGACCTGATCGGTCTCCGCGCGTCCAAAGTCACCGGGATCGGATCGCGCGTCGCCTCCTTTCGCCAGAGCGATCGGAAGCTCCGCATCACGCTCGCCGCGCCGCTGGCTGCCGGGGGCGGGTTCGAAGTCGCGGTCGCATACGCGGGCTCCCCGCGACCGCGCCGCTCTCGGTGGGGAACGATCGGCTGGGAGGAGCTCGAGGACGGGGTCATCGTCGCGTCGCAGCCCACGGGTGCGCCGAGCTGGTTTCCGTGCAACGACGTGCCCTCCGACAAGGCGACCTCGCATGTGTCGCTGACCGTCGAACAGCCGTACACGGTTGTCGCGAGCGGGCTGCGCACCGGGCGCAGTTCCCGCGGCGGAAAGACGACGTGGGTCTTCGAGCAGGCCGTCCCCACCCCGACCTATCTGATGACCGTGCACGTCGGACGCTGTGTCGAGGAGACGATTTCGCTGGGCGGAACCGTCGGGCGATTGTTCTTCCCCGCTCCGCTGGCCGCACGTGTTCATGCGGACTTCGCCGACCTGCCGCGCATGCTCGAGCTGTTCGTCGAGCTCTACGGCCCGTATCCCCTCGACGAGTACGCGGTCCTCGTCACCGCCGACGATTTGGAGATCCCCCTCGAGGCGCAGGGCATCGGCGTCTTCGGCGCGAACCACATCGACGGTTCGAGCTCGCTCGAGCGTCTGGTCGCGCACGAACTCGCACACCAGTGGTTCGGCAACAGCGTGGGCGTCTCGAAGTGGCGGGACATCTGGCTGAACGAGGGATTCGCCTGCTATTCCGAGTGGCTCTGGTCCGAGCATTCGGGCGGAGTCACGGCCCACCAGAAGGCGCTGACACACCACGCGCGTCTGGCGGCACTGGAGCAGGATCTCATCCTGAGCGATCCGGGTCCCGACCTCATGTTCGATGACCGTGTGTACAAGCGCGGCGCACTCACCCTCCACGCGCTGCGCCTCACCGTCGGCGATGCCCCGTTCTTCCGGCTCCTGAAGTCGTGGTGCCGGATGTACCGCGCGTCCACCGCGACCACGGCGGATTTCGTCGCGCTGGCCGAGGACGTCTGTCACGTGCCCGTCGCGCGCCTCATGCACGCGTGGCTCGACCTCGCGCCCCTCCCCGACCTTCCCCGGACCGACGCGCGGGGCGGGTTCAGGACGAGCGTCCCGCCGCCGGAATCATCGCTGCGCTGA
- a CDS encoding Pls/PosA family non-ribosomal peptide synthetase produces MQEYLDRSSAAPAPRTLIDILRETSARYPQSSALEDADGALSYAELVALVGRTAERLHAQGVRRGDRVGVQMPSGGRQLYVAILAIMTAGAAYVPVDADDPYERAELVFGEAEVRGIIRGSGVFQAADPRAAPRASKDLFIGDDPHPSSRAIPSVLRPTVNDDAWVIFTSGSTGVPKGVAVTHRSAAAFVDAEARLFLQAGPLGPGDRVLAGLSVAFDASCEEMWLAWRHGACLVPAPRALVRSGEDLGPWLVGHGITVVSTVPTLAALWPQDAIENVRLLIFGGEACPPELVTRLVADGREVWNTYGPTEATVVACAALLDGRGPVRIGLPLDGWALAVVDSTGTPVQDGEVGELIIGGVGLARYLDPVKDAEKYAAMPSIGWDRAYRSGDLVRLERAGLIFHGRVDDQVKVGGRRIELGEVESALQALAAVSAATVVVQRSEGGVPLLVGYVVPADGFDRQTARAELAHTLPAPLIPLLAVVDDLPVRTSGKVDKAALPWPLTDTDTADSSLSGTTAWLAEQWLAVLGIRPADEDADFFQLGGGSLAAAQLVSRIRTRAPEFTMTDVYDLPRLRRMADAVEAEASELDDVPNTFSVARPTPRIMQWVQTLASVPLFILAGLRWTAWLLTASWILRLFPGFDFLPAAPLWLILLGLILFVTPFGRMAMSAALARLLLGGVKPGDYPRGGGVHLRLWLAEQVAHQVDPVGLAGAPWVSYYARALGAKLGTNVDLHSLPPVTGMLEISEGAAIEPEVDLSGYWIDGDTVRIGGISIGAGATIGTRSTLAPGTRIGRGAEIAPGSAVFGRVRAGQRWAGSPAVRIGGTSSPLAPERPPAPKRWLWAYGASSAVLGLLPFLAIAAGGALLASGIRGQESITDAVPPALLWLVPSTIVVGVTFAASVVLLVRLLSIGLVEGVHPVRGRIAWQAWTTERLLDSARTILFPIYSSLFTPVWLRMLGAEVGRDVEASTVLLIPSLTTIDDGAFLADDTMVATYELKGGWMQLGPARIGKRAFLGNSGMAGAGHRVPRDGLVAVLSVAPEKSKPGSSWLGSPAVRLRRVVNEADLERTYRPRRSLRFARALWEICRVIPVFITCAIALAVLFALGWMIQAWSLAGAILTSGVVLLAAGAIAALITTAAKWLFVGPIRAGEHPLWSSFVWRTEVADTFTEMVAAPWFANAAAGTPALAMWLRSLGAKVGRGVWTDSYWLPEPDLVTLGDGATVNRGCVVQTHLFHDRVMSIDTVTLEAGATLGPHSVILPAARIGANATVGPASLVMRGESVPVGSRWSGNPIGPWRAVKVRAYQAADA; encoded by the coding sequence ATGCAGGAGTATCTCGATCGGTCGTCCGCGGCGCCCGCGCCGCGAACGCTGATCGACATCCTGCGCGAGACGAGCGCTCGGTATCCGCAGTCATCGGCGCTGGAGGACGCAGACGGCGCGCTGAGCTACGCCGAGCTCGTTGCTCTCGTGGGGCGAACAGCTGAGCGGTTGCACGCGCAGGGCGTGCGCCGCGGTGACCGCGTCGGCGTGCAGATGCCCTCCGGCGGCCGGCAGCTCTATGTGGCGATCCTCGCGATCATGACCGCGGGGGCGGCATACGTGCCGGTTGACGCCGATGACCCCTACGAGCGTGCGGAGCTGGTGTTCGGCGAGGCTGAGGTGCGGGGCATCATCCGTGGTTCCGGGGTCTTTCAGGCAGCTGATCCTCGAGCGGCACCCCGCGCTTCGAAGGACCTGTTCATCGGAGACGACCCCCATCCGAGTTCGCGCGCGATCCCCAGTGTTCTCCGGCCCACGGTGAACGACGACGCGTGGGTCATCTTCACCTCCGGGTCGACCGGCGTTCCCAAGGGGGTCGCCGTCACCCACCGGTCGGCCGCTGCTTTCGTCGACGCCGAAGCGCGTCTGTTCCTGCAGGCCGGACCGCTCGGGCCGGGTGATCGCGTCCTTGCCGGCCTGTCCGTGGCCTTCGATGCGTCCTGCGAGGAGATGTGGCTCGCGTGGAGGCACGGCGCATGTCTGGTTCCCGCCCCGCGCGCGCTCGTGCGATCAGGCGAGGATCTCGGTCCGTGGCTCGTCGGACACGGCATCACCGTGGTCTCGACCGTCCCCACGCTCGCCGCGCTCTGGCCCCAGGACGCGATCGAGAACGTCCGCCTGCTGATCTTCGGGGGCGAGGCGTGCCCGCCCGAACTGGTCACCCGCCTCGTCGCGGACGGTCGCGAGGTGTGGAACACCTACGGGCCCACCGAAGCGACCGTCGTCGCGTGCGCCGCCCTGCTGGACGGGCGGGGCCCGGTGCGGATCGGACTGCCGCTGGACGGCTGGGCGCTCGCGGTCGTCGATTCGACCGGCACTCCGGTTCAGGATGGCGAGGTGGGGGAACTCATCATCGGCGGCGTGGGCCTGGCGCGCTATCTCGACCCCGTGAAGGATGCCGAGAAGTACGCGGCGATGCCGAGCATCGGGTGGGACCGCGCGTATCGCTCCGGCGACCTGGTGCGCCTGGAGCGCGCCGGCCTGATCTTCCACGGCCGCGTCGATGACCAGGTCAAGGTCGGCGGCCGGCGCATCGAACTCGGCGAAGTCGAGTCCGCCCTGCAGGCTCTCGCGGCCGTCTCGGCGGCGACCGTGGTCGTTCAGCGGTCGGAAGGAGGCGTGCCCCTCCTGGTCGGCTACGTGGTTCCGGCCGACGGGTTCGACAGGCAGACCGCTCGTGCGGAGCTGGCGCACACGCTGCCTGCGCCGCTCATCCCCCTTCTGGCCGTGGTCGACGACCTGCCTGTCCGCACATCGGGCAAGGTGGACAAGGCCGCCCTGCCGTGGCCGTTGACGGACACCGATACCGCGGACTCGTCACTCTCGGGCACCACCGCGTGGCTGGCCGAGCAGTGGCTGGCGGTGCTCGGCATCCGTCCTGCAGATGAGGATGCCGACTTCTTCCAGCTCGGCGGAGGCTCACTCGCCGCGGCGCAGCTCGTCTCGCGCATCCGCACGCGGGCCCCCGAATTCACGATGACCGACGTTTACGACCTCCCGCGACTGCGGCGCATGGCGGACGCCGTCGAAGCGGAAGCGTCGGAGCTCGATGACGTGCCGAACACGTTCAGCGTCGCGCGTCCGACCCCGCGGATCATGCAGTGGGTGCAGACCCTGGCGAGCGTGCCGCTGTTCATCCTCGCCGGATTGCGGTGGACCGCGTGGCTGCTCACCGCGAGCTGGATCCTGCGGCTGTTCCCCGGGTTCGACTTCCTCCCCGCGGCACCGCTGTGGCTCATTCTGCTCGGGCTCATCCTGTTCGTCACCCCGTTCGGGCGCATGGCGATGTCTGCCGCGCTCGCCCGGCTGCTGCTGGGCGGAGTGAAGCCCGGCGACTATCCGCGGGGCGGTGGGGTGCATCTGCGACTGTGGCTGGCCGAGCAGGTCGCGCATCAGGTCGACCCGGTCGGGCTTGCCGGAGCCCCGTGGGTGAGCTACTACGCCCGCGCACTCGGCGCAAAGCTCGGCACGAATGTGGACCTGCACTCGCTGCCCCCGGTCACCGGCATGCTCGAGATATCCGAGGGTGCCGCGATCGAACCGGAGGTCGACCTGTCGGGCTATTGGATCGACGGCGACACCGTCCGGATCGGCGGCATCAGCATCGGCGCGGGCGCGACGATCGGCACCCGCAGCACGCTCGCACCGGGAACGAGGATCGGTCGCGGCGCTGAGATCGCCCCCGGCTCCGCCGTGTTCGGCCGGGTGCGCGCCGGTCAGCGTTGGGCCGGCTCCCCCGCTGTCCGGATCGGCGGAACCTCCAGCCCACTCGCCCCCGAGCGCCCGCCGGCACCCAAGCGCTGGCTGTGGGCGTACGGCGCCTCCTCCGCCGTGCTCGGGCTGCTTCCGTTCCTTGCGATCGCGGCCGGCGGCGCACTCCTGGCCTCGGGAATCCGAGGCCAGGAGTCGATCACGGATGCCGTTCCGCCTGCGCTGCTCTGGCTGGTCCCCTCGACGATCGTCGTGGGCGTGACGTTCGCCGCGTCGGTCGTCCTGCTCGTGCGCCTGCTGTCGATCGGTCTGGTCGAGGGAGTGCATCCGGTGCGCGGCCGGATCGCCTGGCAGGCGTGGACGACGGAGCGACTGCTCGACTCGGCACGGACGATCCTGTTCCCGATCTACTCGAGTCTGTTCACGCCGGTCTGGCTGCGCATGCTCGGCGCGGAGGTCGGACGCGATGTCGAGGCATCCACCGTCCTTCTCATTCCCTCGCTCACCACGATCGACGACGGCGCCTTCCTCGCCGACGACACGATGGTCGCCACGTACGAACTGAAGGGCGGTTGGATGCAGCTCGGACCAGCCCGGATCGGAAAACGCGCCTTTCTCGGTAACTCCGGAATGGCGGGCGCCGGTCACAGAGTCCCCCGCGATGGTCTGGTGGCGGTGCTGTCCGTGGCCCCGGAGAAGTCGAAGCCGGGCTCGTCCTGGCTCGGGTCGCCCGCCGTGCGGCTTCGGCGTGTTGTGAACGAGGCCGACCTCGAACGCACGTACCGGCCGCGCCGGTCCTTGCGGTTCGCCCGTGCGCTGTGGGAGATCTGCCGGGTGATCCCGGTGTTCATCACGTGCGCAATCGCGCTCGCGGTCTTGTTCGCGCTCGGGTGGATGATCCAGGCGTGGAGCCTCGCGGGCGCCATCCTCACATCCGGCGTCGTGCTCCTGGCGGCCGGAGCGATCGCGGCGCTGATCACGACAGCGGCGAAGTGGCTCTTCGTCGGTCCGATCCGCGCGGGCGAGCACCCGCTGTGGTCGAGCTTCGTCTGGAGGACGGAGGTGGCCGACACGTTCACCGAGATGGTCGCGGCGCCGTGGTTCGCGAACGCGGCCGCCGGGACTCCGGCGCTGGCGATGTGGCTGCGCTCGCTCGGCGCGAAAGTCGGTCGCGGCGTCTGGACCGACAGCTATTGGCTGCCCGAGCCCGACCTGGTCACGCTGGGCGACGGCGCAACGGTGAATCGAGGATGCGTGGTTCAGACGCATCTGTTCCATGATCGAGTGATGAGCATCGACACCGTCACCCTGGAAGCCGGCGCGACGCTCGGTCCGCACAGCGTGATCCTTCCCGCCGCACGCATCGGCGCGAACGCGACCGTCGGTCCCGCGTCGCTGGTCATGCGAGGTGAATCCGTTCCGGTCGGCAGCAGATGGAGCGGCAATCCGATCGGTCCCTGGCGTGCGGTGAAAGTGCGGGCGTACCAGGCTGCGGACGCATGA
- a CDS encoding recombinase family protein, with amino-acid sequence MNELLIGYARVSTYEQDLTAQRIALERLGVDPAYIFTDHGLTGTNRSRPGLREALAACRNGDTLVVAKLDRLARSLRDAKDIVDELTAKHVKLSIGGSVHDPLDPVGRLLFNVLAMVAEFESDLIRARTREGMQVAKAKGRLRGKQPKLSLPQQRHMMELHSAGTHSTTELAELFNVARSTIYRTIERQNRTASSGQDLAG; translated from the coding sequence ATGAATGAACTACTGATCGGATACGCTCGCGTCTCCACATATGAACAAGATCTGACCGCCCAACGAATCGCCCTCGAACGCCTGGGGGTGGACCCCGCCTACATCTTCACCGACCATGGGCTCACCGGCACCAACCGGTCACGACCCGGCCTTCGAGAAGCACTGGCTGCCTGCCGAAACGGCGACACGCTCGTGGTCGCAAAGCTGGATCGGCTGGCTCGTTCGCTTCGCGACGCCAAAGACATCGTCGACGAACTGACGGCCAAGCACGTCAAACTCAGCATCGGCGGCTCGGTGCACGATCCACTCGATCCGGTGGGCAGACTGCTCTTCAACGTCCTCGCGATGGTCGCCGAATTCGAGTCCGATCTGATCCGAGCTCGAACCCGCGAGGGCATGCAGGTGGCAAAGGCCAAGGGGCGGCTTCGCGGGAAGCAGCCGAAACTGTCCCTGCCTCAGCAACGTCACATGATGGAGCTGCACAGCGCTGGCACTCACTCAACGACCGAGCTCGCCGAACTGTTCAACGTCGCCCGCTCCACGATCTACAGGACCATCGAGCGACAGAACCGCACTGCAAGCAGCGGCCAGGACCTAGCCGGGTGA